A genomic region of Zalophus californianus isolate mZalCal1 chromosome 1, mZalCal1.pri.v2, whole genome shotgun sequence contains the following coding sequences:
- the LOC113918218 gene encoding proline-rich protein 3-like isoform X2 has protein sequence MPKQKKQNQQQPPPPQQPLLPEREEIGDEEDGSPIGPPSLLGPPRMANGKPSDPKSAPNWNPPTYSLHRGPPGSRGPMIPPLLSLPPPPRGRGPIRGGLGPRCGPYGRGWWGANTEPPFPGPGHGGPSRGGFHKEQRNPRRLKSWSLIKNTCPPKDGPQVVEDKSNRPVW, from the exons ATGCCGAAACAAAAGAAGCAGAATCAGCAGCAGCCGCCGCCACCGCAGCAGCCCCTGCTGCCAGAGCGGGAGGAGATTGGAGACGAGGAGGATGGGAGTCCCATTGGACCACCCAGCCTTCTGGGCCCTCCCCGCATGGCCAATGGAAAGCCTAGTGACCCCAAGTCAGCCCCAAACTGGAATCCACCCACAT ACTCTCTTCACAGAGGTCCTCCAGGATCAAGGGGACCAATGATTCCACCACTGCTGagtctcccacctcctccccggGGCAGAGGCCCAATTCGGGGAGGCCTAGGCCCCAGGTGTGGCCCATATGGTCGTGGTTGGTGGGGGGCCAATACTGAACCTCCTTTTCCTGGACCAGGCCATGGGGGTCCTTCCAGGGGAGGCTTTCACAAAGAGCAGAGAAATCCTCGAAGGCTCAAAAGTTGGTCTCTTATCAAAAATACCTGCCCGCCCAAGGATGGCCCCCAAGTTGTGGAAGACAAATCCAACCGCCCTGTCTGGTGA
- the LOC113918218 gene encoding proline-rich protein 3-like isoform X1, producing the protein MPKQKKQNQQQPPPPQQPLLPEREEIGDEEDGSPIGPPSLLGPPRMANGKPSDPKSAPNWNPPTCPPSVEWINKLLCVHAMGHYTAMKMNELLLQATWMNLTNTMLSERSQTEKNADSLHRGPPGSRGPMIPPLLSLPPPPRGRGPIRGGLGPRCGPYGRGWWGANTEPPFPGPGHGGPSRGGFHKEQRNPRRLKSWSLIKNTCPPKDGPQVVEDKSNRPVW; encoded by the coding sequence ATGCCGAAACAAAAGAAGCAGAATCAGCAGCAGCCGCCGCCACCGCAGCAGCCCCTGCTGCCAGAGCGGGAGGAGATTGGAGACGAGGAGGATGGGAGTCCCATTGGACCACCCAGCCTTCTGGGCCCTCCCCGCATGGCCAATGGAAAGCCTAGTGACCCCAAGTCAGCCCCAAACTGGAATCCACCCACATGTCCACCatcagtagaatggataaataagttgttgtgtgtgcatgcaatGGGACACTACACTGCAATGAAAATGAACGAACTCCTGCTACAGgcaacctggatgaatctcacaaacacgATGTTGAGCGAAAGGagccagacagaaaagaatgCAGACTCTCTTCACAGAGGTCCTCCAGGATCAAGGGGACCAATGATTCCACCACTGCTGagtctcccacctcctccccggGGCAGAGGCCCAATTCGGGGAGGCCTAGGCCCCAGGTGTGGCCCATATGGTCGTGGTTGGTGGGGGGCCAATACTGAACCTCCTTTTCCTGGACCAGGCCATGGGGGTCCTTCCAGGGGAGGCTTTCACAAAGAGCAGAGAAATCCTCGAAGGCTCAAAAGTTGGTCTCTTATCAAAAATACCTGCCCGCCCAAGGATGGCCCCCAAGTTGTGGAAGACAAATCCAACCGCCCTGTCTGGTGA
- the LOC113918218 gene encoding proline-rich protein 3-like isoform X3, with translation MPKQKKQNQQQPPPPQQPLLPEREEIGDEEDGSPIALHRGPPGSRGPMIPPLLSLPPPPRGRGPIRGGLGPRCGPYGRGWWGANTEPPFPGPGHGGPSRGGFHKEQRNPRRLKSWSLIKNTCPPKDGPQVVEDKSNRPVW, from the exons ATGCCGAAACAAAAGAAGCAGAATCAGCAGCAGCCGCCGCCACCGCAGCAGCCCCTGCTGCCAGAGCGGGAGGAGATTGGAGACGAGGAGGATGGGAGTCCCATTG CTCTTCACAGAGGTCCTCCAGGATCAAGGGGACCAATGATTCCACCACTGCTGagtctcccacctcctccccggGGCAGAGGCCCAATTCGGGGAGGCCTAGGCCCCAGGTGTGGCCCATATGGTCGTGGTTGGTGGGGGGCCAATACTGAACCTCCTTTTCCTGGACCAGGCCATGGGGGTCCTTCCAGGGGAGGCTTTCACAAAGAGCAGAGAAATCCTCGAAGGCTCAAAAGTTGGTCTCTTATCAAAAATACCTGCCCGCCCAAGGATGGCCCCCAAGTTGTGGAAGACAAATCCAACCGCCCTGTCTGGTGA